In the Geovibrio ferrireducens genome, one interval contains:
- a CDS encoding OprD family outer membrane porin: protein MRLSVLFTALAVFLVSASAFAADTLKDAFTNGTLKGEIRNFYFARDFDENTPDRADMAVGTLFYYKTAPIYGISAGFAFASSSDIYSDDDKAVYGLLQRDSNGNHESFTRLQEYYIQGEWFNTRVKYGAQEINTPFMNTHDIRMMPKSYEGLSIVNNSIKNLELSAYYITGYMGWTDDEAMDIVKSVNAGADDDKALIVGGVKYTLPVEAAKITVQGWHYDMEDVFGSNYVQLSASKKLGDYNLYFNPSALFQKSKGDDLGGEFDTDQFGFNTGFAAYGFDVTGFYAKTGDDDLFVPWGDGKVIIQQVLAAGRAEEDAYALKVGYDFSKIGLNGLSAYAFHTIYDTPESGSNASMDMSETDLSAQYNFSGAFDGLSLRLRYAMINVDGGEDYNDFRVYLRYNFALNGKK, encoded by the coding sequence ATGAGACTTTCTGTTTTATTTACAGCTTTGGCAGTCTTTTTAGTTTCTGCTTCCGCATTCGCTGCAGACACACTTAAAGATGCCTTCACAAACGGTACACTGAAAGGCGAAATAAGGAACTTCTATTTCGCAAGAGATTTTGATGAAAATACTCCTGACAGGGCGGACATGGCCGTGGGCACACTGTTTTATTACAAAACTGCGCCTATTTACGGTATCAGCGCCGGATTTGCCTTTGCCTCTTCCAGCGACATATACAGCGATGATGACAAGGCTGTATACGGACTTCTTCAAAGAGATTCAAACGGCAATCACGAAAGCTTCACACGTCTTCAGGAATATTATATTCAGGGGGAATGGTTTAATACCAGAGTAAAATACGGCGCTCAGGAGATCAACACCCCTTTCATGAACACTCACGATATACGCATGATGCCTAAGTCATATGAAGGGCTCTCCATCGTAAATAACAGTATTAAAAACCTTGAACTGTCAGCTTATTATATAACTGGTTACATGGGTTGGACAGATGATGAGGCGATGGACATCGTTAAGTCCGTAAATGCGGGAGCCGATGATGACAAAGCTCTCATAGTGGGCGGGGTGAAATATACTCTTCCCGTTGAAGCGGCAAAAATCACCGTTCAGGGCTGGCATTATGACATGGAGGATGTTTTCGGCTCGAACTATGTTCAGCTTTCAGCCTCCAAAAAGCTCGGAGACTATAACCTGTATTTCAACCCTTCGGCGCTTTTCCAGAAATCCAAAGGTGATGATCTGGGCGGAGAGTTTGATACGGATCAGTTCGGCTTCAACACGGGTTTTGCTGCATACGGTTTTGATGTGACAGGCTTCTATGCGAAAACAGGAGACGATGATCTGTTTGTTCCATGGGGCGACGGCAAAGTAATAATCCAGCAGGTTCTTGCTGCTGGAAGAGCGGAAGAGGATGCCTATGCTCTTAAAGTCGGCTACGATTTTTCTAAAATCGGACTTAACGGGCTCAGTGCTTACGCTTTTCACACGATATACGACACTCCGGAATCCGGCAGCAATGCTTCAATGGATATGAGCGAGACGGATTTAAGCGCTCAATATAATTTTTCCGGCGCATTTGACGGACTCAGCCTCCGCCTTAGATATGCCATGATCAATGTTGACGGCGGAGAGGATTACAACGATTTCAGAGTCTACCTCAGATATAACTTTGCCTTAAACGGCAAGAAATAA
- a CDS encoding FAD-dependent oxidoreductase, with product MKRLFSIKFLLALLIAAVMSLPAYAEKVYNTDIAIIGAGATGLSAGVQASLLGAKVIVIEKQAIPGGTSNFAEGLFAAESSLQKRQGIDVSKEFAFKTIMDYSHWRANAPLVSAFVNKSAETIEWLKQFGIQYEYIGVGGFGGPLTWHVVGDYLGEDGKHYHHGAAVVQALTKALKDKGGQLLLQTPGKSLIVKNGKVAGVMAEDKDGEKVIINAKAVVIGTGGFANNKEMMKQFSRYPDMIFIGQIGKMGEGIQMAWAAGADKEGVDVMQSYRPGLAGFHPASHLIAAAVQPYLFVDPQGHRYTDESNITEWPQSGNALERIGGTAYSIYDETTKQMFINDGIQMPLGEWVIFGTKLDKLEQDFSKELSKNNGNVFKCNTIEEVAAKIGADPKVLKATVERNNKAAEMHKDDLYHKKADYLRPVAKAPFYVTKLNPRALGTLGGIKINERTEVINTKGAVIPGLYAGGLDAGGMYGDSYDLKLGGGTFGFAINSGRIAGENAVKFISK from the coding sequence ATGAAACGTTTATTTTCCATCAAGTTTCTGCTTGCGCTGTTAATCGCGGCAGTAATGTCTTTACCCGCTTATGCGGAAAAAGTGTACAACACGGACATAGCCATAATCGGTGCAGGAGCCACAGGTCTTTCTGCCGGAGTACAGGCATCTCTTCTCGGTGCTAAAGTTATTGTTATTGAGAAGCAGGCCATTCCCGGCGGAACAAGCAACTTTGCCGAAGGTCTTTTCGCTGCTGAAAGCTCTCTCCAGAAAAGACAGGGTATTGATGTATCAAAAGAGTTCGCGTTCAAAACTATCATGGACTACAGCCATTGGAGAGCCAATGCTCCCCTTGTAAGTGCATTCGTAAACAAGTCCGCAGAGACTATCGAATGGCTCAAACAGTTCGGTATCCAGTATGAATACATTGGTGTTGGCGGTTTCGGAGGCCCTCTCACATGGCACGTTGTTGGCGATTATCTCGGTGAGGACGGCAAACACTACCACCATGGTGCGGCTGTTGTTCAGGCTCTTACGAAAGCCCTCAAAGATAAAGGCGGTCAGTTGCTTCTTCAGACTCCCGGCAAATCTCTCATCGTGAAAAACGGTAAAGTTGCGGGTGTAATGGCTGAGGACAAAGACGGCGAAAAAGTGATTATAAACGCAAAAGCGGTTGTTATAGGCACAGGCGGCTTTGCAAATAACAAAGAGATGATGAAGCAGTTCTCAAGATACCCCGATATGATTTTTATCGGTCAGATCGGTAAAATGGGTGAAGGAATACAGATGGCGTGGGCGGCAGGCGCCGATAAAGAAGGTGTGGATGTTATGCAGTCATACCGTCCCGGTCTTGCCGGTTTTCATCCGGCTTCTCATCTCATAGCTGCTGCTGTTCAGCCTTATCTGTTTGTTGATCCTCAGGGGCACAGATATACTGACGAATCAAACATCACAGAGTGGCCGCAGTCAGGTAATGCTCTCGAAAGAATAGGCGGAACTGCTTATTCAATCTATGACGAAACAACTAAACAGATGTTTATTAACGACGGTATCCAGATGCCTCTCGGTGAATGGGTAATCTTCGGGACAAAACTCGACAAACTTGAACAGGACTTCTCAAAAGAACTGTCCAAAAACAACGGCAATGTTTTCAAATGCAACACTATTGAAGAGGTTGCTGCCAAAATTGGTGCAGACCCCAAAGTTCTTAAAGCAACTGTTGAGCGCAACAACAAAGCGGCAGAAATGCATAAAGATGATCTCTACCATAAAAAAGCAGATTATCTCAGACCCGTTGCGAAAGCTCCGTTCTATGTGACAAAGCTTAATCCCAGAGCACTGGGTACGCTCGGTGGAATAAAAATCAACGAAAGAACAGAGGTTATCAATACAAAAGGTGCAGTTATTCCCGGACTTTACGCAGGCGGTCTTGATGCTGGCGGGATGTACGGCGACAGCTACGATCTCAAACTCGGCGGCGGTACATTCGGTTTTGCTATTAACTCCGGACGCATAGCTGGCGAGAACGCAGTAAAATTCATCTCCAAATAG
- a CDS encoding cytochrome c3 family protein — MKITKLIGIILLIMFAVLIAGSVLASGELRGAHKENDVQCADCHGTDTPDSAAKTSSCFSCHGDYKSIAELTKNVEEANPHENHMGELACKECHGIHRPSELFCNKECHNFDMKVK; from the coding sequence ATGAAAATCACTAAACTTATCGGTATCATTTTGTTAATTATGTTCGCTGTTCTCATTGCGGGTTCTGTTCTTGCTTCCGGGGAACTCAGGGGAGCTCACAAAGAAAACGATGTTCAGTGCGCCGACTGTCATGGAACAGACACTCCTGATTCAGCTGCAAAAACATCTTCATGTTTTTCCTGTCACGGTGATTACAAATCTATTGCTGAGCTGACAAAAAATGTGGAAGAAGCAAACCCTCATGAAAATCACATGGGTGAGCTCGCCTGTAAGGAATGCCACGGAATCCACAGACCCTCAGAGCTCTTCTGCAACAAGGAATGCCATAACTTTGACATGAAAGTGAAATAG
- a CDS encoding FadR/GntR family transcriptional regulator — protein sequence MKVFQPVRQVKASDEVFNQLKDSIITGTYKTGDKLPSERELIEMFKVSRTVVREAMKVLAATGFVEIRYGATGGAFVNDLTFDRLSDAWGDLFSSGKLSIPELCQARILIEPHVARLAAENRNNEYIDKLEKALSNEGLHNTYPDTVHERQKVHYVLAEMCRNRFLESIVKSLVILIRNITEEFQPPTDEVHPLGMHNALVKAVIAGDGDAAEKEMRAHLIEFNDRMAAAEEKYRKSQKKIWTAG from the coding sequence TTGAAGGTATTCCAGCCAGTCAGGCAGGTAAAAGCTTCTGATGAAGTTTTTAATCAGCTAAAAGATTCCATTATTACAGGTACGTACAAGACAGGAGACAAACTCCCCTCTGAAAGAGAGCTCATTGAGATGTTCAAAGTCAGCAGAACTGTTGTGAGAGAGGCCATGAAGGTTCTGGCCGCCACGGGTTTTGTTGAAATACGTTACGGTGCAACCGGCGGGGCTTTTGTAAACGACCTGACATTTGACAGACTCAGCGATGCATGGGGGGATCTTTTCTCATCCGGCAAACTGTCAATTCCTGAACTCTGTCAGGCCAGAATACTCATTGAACCGCATGTAGCACGGCTTGCAGCAGAAAATAGAAATAATGAATACATTGATAAGCTGGAAAAAGCCCTCTCAAACGAAGGGCTTCACAACACATACCCCGATACCGTGCATGAAAGGCAGAAGGTGCATTATGTTTTGGCAGAAATGTGCCGGAACAGATTCCTTGAATCTATAGTCAAATCGCTTGTGATCCTTATCAGAAATATCACGGAAGAGTTTCAACCGCCCACAGATGAAGTCCACCCTCTCGGCATGCACAATGCTCTTGTGAAAGCCGTTATCGCAGGAGACGGTGACGCAGCGGAAAAAGAGATGCGCGCGCACCTCATAGAATTCAATGACCGCATGGCTGCGGCAGAAGAAAAATACAGAAAATCCCAGAAAAAAATCTGGACTGCAGGCTGA